In Syntrophomonas wolfei subsp. wolfei str. Goettingen G311, a single window of DNA contains:
- a CDS encoding translation initiation factor IF-2 N-terminal domain-containing protein has protein sequence MNPITSYSVLVALVLVILLIFIFIIQKSHMSNYSQELKQTVLEAGFIRDELEKMMENSLSISELILGRLDTEASSVNYSSSREDDLLAIQEMEEETISPHLPPGEEQGSATKVRLYELARELEMSSKDLIQLLNDKGYTYSHHMNQISQETAEIIKDKVLRRDDPISLPDSFMEKALLFEEETTTREELPWLEFSLDELRTAHPYLAVRSLHEKGYNIKEIAQLLERGQGEVELILNLTRKKSVM, from the coding sequence GTGAATCCCATAACAAGTTATTCAGTATTGGTAGCCCTGGTTCTGGTGATCTTACTTATCTTTATTTTTATTATACAAAAGTCTCATATGAGCAATTATTCCCAGGAATTAAAGCAAACCGTGCTTGAAGCCGGCTTTATAAGAGATGAACTGGAAAAAATGATGGAAAATAGCCTGAGTATTTCTGAATTAATCCTCGGTCGTTTGGATACAGAAGCCAGCAGTGTTAACTACAGTTCATCCCGGGAAGACGACTTGCTTGCCATTCAGGAAATGGAAGAGGAAACGATTTCTCCTCATCTCCCGCCGGGTGAAGAGCAGGGAAGTGCGACGAAAGTAAGGCTTTACGAACTGGCCCGGGAATTGGAAATGAGTAGTAAAGATTTGATTCAACTTCTTAATGATAAGGGTTATACTTATTCCCATCATATGAACCAGATAAGTCAGGAAACAGCAGAGATTATCAAAGACAAAGTTTTACGGAGAGATGATCCTATCTCTTTACCTGATTCCTTTATGGAGAAAGCTTTATTATTTGAAGAAGAAACTACTACCAGGGAAGAACTGCCTTGGCTTGAGTTTTCCCTGGATGAGCTCAGAACAGCCCATCCCTACCTGGCAGTACGCAGCCTGCATGAAAAGGGCTATAATATCAAGGAAATAGCCCAGTTGCTGGAACGGGGTCAAGGAGAAGTAGAATTGATACTTAACCTCACCCGGAAAAAATCAGTAATGTAG
- a CDS encoding DUF342 domain-containing protein — protein sequence MAEEHRIDGQVNVRVDKDMMRAFVEVTGPEEEGVPCSLEQVRKALADKGVVYGIKEEALQQAVLAENWCRDILIAEGVAPVDGVNASIIFKFPLPKERIGPKVDDKGNVDYHDLGLIYNVKRGTLLVERIPAIEGEPGTNVMGVQIPPKKPKELRLPRGKNTVADNEERFLYAATDGHVAIMDNKVVVDPVLHINGNIDYSTGDIDFIGNILISGMVNSGFKVKADGDIEINGFIEGADVTAVGSIVVKGGIAGGLKSLVKAGENIYARFIENSRVEAGKDVIVKDAIMQSFVKAGGSVRVSDRKAIIVGGCIQAFQEVESKVLGSQLATQTIVEVGINPLFRAEYHNLVKQKTEKKKLFDNLSNNLQIFQRSGVTPDNLTENKRRTLLKMLEDFKKLRQEIAEIEERIIYLEEEFEKGSMARVKVLETVYPGVRISIGQSMYIVNDIVKFAAFVSDQGEVKLTSLR from the coding sequence ATGGCAGAGGAACATAGAATAGATGGTCAAGTAAATGTCAGAGTTGACAAGGATATGATGCGGGCCTTCGTTGAAGTTACCGGTCCTGAGGAGGAAGGTGTGCCATGTTCCCTGGAACAGGTAAGAAAAGCACTGGCGGATAAAGGAGTAGTATACGGAATAAAGGAAGAGGCTCTCCAGCAAGCTGTGTTAGCAGAGAACTGGTGCCGAGATATATTGATAGCCGAAGGTGTGGCCCCGGTAGATGGCGTTAATGCCTCAATTATTTTTAAATTCCCCTTACCCAAAGAAAGGATTGGTCCCAAAGTAGATGATAAAGGTAATGTTGACTACCATGATTTAGGCTTGATTTACAATGTTAAAAGGGGTACTTTGCTGGTTGAGCGGATTCCGGCCATTGAAGGGGAACCTGGGACTAATGTTATGGGGGTTCAGATTCCTCCTAAAAAGCCTAAAGAACTGCGCTTGCCCCGGGGCAAAAACACGGTAGCAGATAACGAAGAGAGATTCCTCTATGCAGCCACTGATGGGCATGTCGCCATAATGGATAATAAAGTTGTAGTTGATCCGGTATTACATATAAATGGAAACATAGATTATTCAACGGGAGACATTGATTTTATTGGTAATATCTTGATAAGCGGAATGGTAAATTCCGGTTTTAAAGTCAAGGCTGATGGAGATATAGAAATAAATGGCTTTATTGAGGGCGCGGATGTTACGGCTGTGGGAAGTATTGTGGTTAAAGGGGGCATTGCCGGAGGACTTAAGAGCCTGGTAAAAGCCGGGGAGAATATTTATGCCCGTTTTATTGAAAATTCCCGGGTAGAAGCAGGAAAAGATGTAATCGTAAAAGATGCCATAATGCAGTCCTTCGTAAAAGCTGGCGGAAGTGTTCGGGTAAGTGATAGAAAAGCCATAATTGTTGGAGGCTGCATTCAAGCCTTTCAAGAAGTCGAATCCAAAGTTTTAGGTTCTCAGTTGGCTACCCAAACCATTGTGGAGGTAGGTATTAATCCCTTGTTCAGGGCCGAGTACCATAATCTGGTTAAGCAAAAGACGGAAAAGAAAAAGCTGTTCGACAACCTCAGCAATAACCTGCAGATTTTTCAGAGGAGCGGAGTAACTCCGGATAATCTTACTGAAAACAAACGAAGGACTTTGTTAAAGATGTTGGAAGACTTTAAAAAATTGCGTCAGGAAATAGCTGAGATAGAAGAGAGGATAATATATCTGGAAGAAGAATTTGAAAAGGGTAGTATGGCCAGAGTTAAAGTATTGGAGACAGTATATCCCGGAGTACGAATAAGCATAGGGCAATCCATGTATATTGTTAATGATATTGTAAAATTCGCCGCTTTTGTTTCGGATCAGGGGGAGGTAAAGTTAACATCGCTGCGCTAG
- the rpsB gene encoding 30S ribosomal protein S2, with amino-acid sequence MSVVTMKQLLEAGVHFGHQTRRWNPKMATYIYMERNGIYIIDLQQTVKKFDAAYEFVKSVAAAGKGVLFVGTKKQAQETIREEASRCGMYFVNQRWLGGMLTNYKTIKRRVLRLKELEKQEAEGAFEVLSKKEVARLLNERERLERFLGGIKEMDKLPGAVFVVDPRKERIAVAEARKLNIPVVAIVDTNCDPDEIDYVIPGNDDAIRAVKLISSRIADAVLEGKQGEQITT; translated from the coding sequence TTGTCAGTAGTAACTATGAAGCAACTCCTGGAGGCAGGAGTACATTTCGGACACCAAACCCGCCGCTGGAACCCCAAGATGGCAACCTATATTTATATGGAGAGAAATGGCATCTATATTATCGACCTGCAACAGACAGTAAAGAAGTTTGATGCCGCTTATGAATTTGTCAAGAGCGTGGCCGCAGCAGGAAAAGGGGTTCTCTTTGTCGGTACCAAGAAACAAGCCCAGGAGACGATTAGGGAAGAAGCAAGCCGCTGTGGTATGTATTTTGTTAACCAGCGCTGGCTGGGAGGCATGTTAACCAATTACAAAACTATAAAAAGGCGGGTTCTTCGTCTTAAGGAACTGGAAAAACAGGAAGCCGAAGGAGCTTTTGAGGTTTTAAGCAAAAAAGAAGTAGCCCGGCTGTTGAACGAAAGAGAGCGCCTGGAAAGGTTCCTGGGCGGGATAAAAGAAATGGATAAACTACCGGGAGCAGTTTTTGTAGTTGATCCCCGCAAGGAAAGGATAGCGGTTGCGGAAGCTCGCAAGCTTAATATTCCTGTGGTAGCTATAGTGGATACCAACTGTGACCCGGATGAAATTGACTATGTTATACCGGGAAATGATGATGCCATACGAGCGGTGAAATTAATCTCCTCCAGAATAGCCGATGCGGTATTGGAGGGTAAACAAGGGGAACAGATTACGACATAA